A genomic region of Runella rosea contains the following coding sequences:
- a CDS encoding winged helix-turn-helix domain-containing protein, which translates to MDTSIKHLLKELNFSVKGSLWVESAEDRFLGPGRVELLEHIDEMGSINRAAKQMGMSYKKAWEMVNSLNAQSSSPLVLTQTGGEKGGGAIITKEARELIAFYHRLRQRFQIFLEEETKQLNAD; encoded by the coding sequence ATGGACACGTCGATAAAACATTTATTGAAAGAGCTTAATTTTAGCGTAAAGGGAAGTTTGTGGGTTGAAAGTGCCGAAGATCGGTTCTTAGGGCCTGGTAGGGTAGAGCTTTTGGAACACATTGATGAAATGGGTTCTATCAATCGGGCGGCCAAGCAAATGGGCATGTCTTACAAAAAAGCATGGGAGATGGTCAACTCACTTAATGCTCAATCAAGCAGCCCTCTGGTACTGACACAGACGGGAGGTGAAAAAGGGGGAGGTGCTATTATTACGAAAGAAGCCCGTGAGTTGATTGCCTTTTATCATCGGTTGAGACAACGGTTTCAGATTTTTTTGGAAGAAGAAACAAAACAACTTAACGCTGATTAA
- a CDS encoding LytR/AlgR family response regulator transcription factor: MPISDIVIAMLEDDPIDQIKIEIMLAERISSKYKYHLGATYTQLEDLVKYLNDHEVDLVLSDIMIENKPIGIELLKILRDTLVPVVLMTTSQDQKLFLEAQKNLSVQYLIKPFHAITLQSAIENTLEAHKKSKQYNFIDKKYLYLSSKPGHQEQVWFTEIVYIEADDSHCYIHTFSKRYVLKKSLTRLLGEDLNGHFIRIHHKFAVNKVHIQQSEANTLKLAGLVVLPVGKSFRKELNSLLKRHI, translated from the coding sequence ATGCCGATCAGTGATATTGTAATAGCAATGCTGGAAGATGACCCAATTGACCAGATAAAAATAGAAATTATGCTTGCCGAGCGCATTTCTTCTAAGTATAAGTACCACTTAGGGGCTACTTATACGCAATTGGAAGATCTTGTTAAGTATCTTAATGACCACGAGGTTGATTTGGTTCTGTCAGATATTATGATTGAAAACAAACCTATCGGTATAGAGCTTCTTAAAATACTTAGGGATACTCTCGTACCCGTCGTACTAATGACCACCTCCCAAGACCAAAAGCTATTTTTAGAGGCACAAAAGAACCTCAGCGTTCAGTACCTGATTAAACCTTTTCATGCTATTACGCTTCAATCGGCCATCGAAAACACTCTGGAAGCGCACAAAAAAAGTAAACAATATAATTTTATAGACAAAAAGTACCTGTACTTGAGCAGCAAGCCAGGTCACCAGGAGCAGGTTTGGTTTACTGAAATTGTTTATATCGAAGCAGACGACAGCCACTGTTACATACATACGTTCTCCAAAAGGTACGTGCTAAAAAAGTCATTGACTAGGCTGTTGGGAGAAGATTTAAACGGACATTTTATTCGTATCCATCACAAATTTGCGGTTAATAAAGTACATATTCAGCAATCGGAGGCCAATACACTTAAACTGGCAGGGCTGGTAGTGCTTCCTGTGGGGAAGAGTTTTAGAAAAGAGCTGAACAGCTTGCTAAAACGACATATATAA
- a CDS encoding helix-turn-helix domain-containing protein, which yields MASIKLDFYLTYFKRKPFDEPSGARVRNNLKLFDFGSDYTYFYSILPGNNKDLRVLTDSLQSIIEGDYCLISIIYDQGRPFVVGIRTDWLINQVRNLPSDLDDIIAKVLSNWNNQYSLFTLKYSLFHKEYQQAVNPDLLAKSYFFQFILLFIDDLYTQILSKTAKNFKEIDLRRIKEVEAQITYDFKKSTPSINEMAKMAGMSVSKFKNLFSELFKTSPHQHILEKKMMYAQSLLQTGKYSITQVAYQVGYHHPSGFTRVFKQKFNHSPNTSYFEKS from the coding sequence ATGGCCAGCATAAAGTTAGATTTTTACTTAACGTACTTCAAAAGAAAACCCTTTGATGAACCCAGCGGAGCTAGGGTCAGAAACAACCTTAAATTGTTCGATTTTGGGTCGGACTACACTTATTTTTATTCAATATTACCTGGAAACAACAAAGATTTACGTGTCTTAACTGATTCACTTCAAAGTATCATTGAAGGCGACTACTGTTTAATAAGTATTATTTATGACCAAGGGCGACCTTTTGTGGTGGGAATTCGCACTGATTGGCTTATTAATCAGGTTAGAAATCTCCCCTCAGACTTAGATGATATTATCGCTAAAGTGCTAAGTAACTGGAATAATCAATACAGTTTATTCACTTTGAAATACTCACTATTCCACAAAGAATATCAGCAGGCGGTCAATCCTGACTTGCTGGCAAAAAGCTACTTTTTTCAGTTTATCCTTCTTTTTATAGATGATTTGTACACACAAATTTTAAGCAAAACCGCGAAGAATTTCAAGGAAATTGATTTACGAAGGATTAAAGAGGTAGAGGCGCAAATAACGTACGATTTTAAGAAATCTACTCCTTCAATCAACGAAATGGCAAAAATGGCCGGAATGAGTGTGAGTAAATTCAAGAATTTATTTTCTGAATTGTTTAAGACCAGCCCCCATCAGCACATTTTAGAAAAAAAAATGATGTATGCCCAGAGCTTGCTTCAAACAGGGAAATATTCTATTACTCAGGTAGCCTATCAAGTTGGTTATCACCATCCATCGGGTTTTACGCGTGTGTTTAAGCAAAAATTCAATCACTCACCCAATACTTCCTACTTTGAAAAATCGTGA
- a CDS encoding helix-turn-helix domain-containing protein → MIQIPSTVELVIPAENAQTVVALLLSNKISFTLTSSTHSENSPQTIDSSSETEQDTKTYSAFVSVNSKVAVFESICLKYFKSNIEQFPPKEGKIAAELGISIGSFKNGFKAVYGKTFHQLFMEKRIEYAKTLLLQGFRAVEISQRLGYSQHIKFNKVFQKYVGMTPKKYQDSHNLKKKSQTVPL, encoded by the coding sequence ATGATCCAAATCCCTTCGACTGTTGAACTTGTGATTCCAGCCGAAAACGCTCAAACGGTAGTCGCACTACTGCTGTCCAATAAGATTTCTTTTACCCTAACCTCTTCAACTCACAGCGAAAACTCACCCCAAACAATTGACTCTTCCTCCGAGACAGAGCAGGATACAAAGACCTACAGTGCTTTTGTCTCTGTTAACTCGAAAGTGGCTGTATTTGAATCTATCTGTTTAAAATACTTTAAAAGTAATATAGAACAGTTTCCTCCCAAAGAGGGTAAAATTGCGGCTGAATTAGGGATTTCTATCGGGTCGTTTAAAAATGGGTTTAAGGCTGTTTATGGAAAAACTTTTCACCAATTATTCATGGAGAAACGAATAGAGTATGCTAAAACGTTGCTTTTGCAGGGTTTTAGAGCGGTTGAAATATCCCAACGACTCGGGTATTCGCAACACATCAAATTCAACAAAGTTTTCCAGAAATATGTCGGGATGACGCCTAAAAAATATCAGGACAGTCATAATCTAAAGAAAAAAAGCCAGACTGTACCTCTGTAA
- a CDS encoding sensor histidine kinase codes for MIAIELGKQNAYDTINKEKIKQIIELASKQKSQLGLAMAYYILGREYTIDQDDSLSYSYLTKAEKIFTAGNDTTGIIHCSKLLRSHTRRADKNLPKFYFDRVVALGQKSKYPIDNYMYYLLIMACDPYFEPQPTESQIAQTLNKTIKMIDMYPRFEYIRANVYKNIQEGYLRKQRHEKVLEFALKVMHHTNKKIDFMDYQYLGNAYLSVKKYDLAVVALEEAGKRIEIERPMALMRRRNIYFFLKKAYYEAGNLKASIQTDETYDSLVSVIRDNDRSVALFHLREKYSFADKEAVLKRLALEKEIADSQKRLLFGGLIMTLVLVGIILFFSIKLQRTNAELLHLQQARDRFYTIIAHDLRSPMNSLNDMGALLHHLISEGKKQELDKVIQQIENMRQQTHLLLNNLFEWGKSQYFINESGAQPGTFDAAVSLQTLCNHYLPFAEAKGVSLALALPSSLPLKADQKGFETAVRNLLDNALKHTPTGGKITVSGRSSEEGTPNHSIMIADTGEGIAPGQLKYLQQVFSCKTKPEVGVKGLGLGMILVYNFAKKNKIKLQIMSESGVGSSFSIVWKS; via the coding sequence TTGATTGCCATTGAGTTGGGAAAACAAAATGCTTATGATACGATCAATAAGGAAAAAATAAAGCAAATCATAGAGCTTGCTTCAAAACAAAAGTCACAGCTTGGTTTAGCTATGGCTTATTACATACTTGGAAGAGAATATACCATTGACCAAGACGACTCCCTTTCTTACAGTTATTTAACAAAGGCAGAAAAAATTTTTACAGCAGGCAATGATACTACGGGAATAATTCATTGTTCCAAACTCTTGCGTTCCCATACAAGAAGAGCAGACAAAAATTTGCCAAAATTTTACTTTGACAGGGTCGTGGCACTTGGCCAAAAATCAAAGTATCCCATTGACAATTATATGTATTACTTACTTATTATGGCATGCGATCCTTATTTTGAGCCTCAGCCAACCGAAAGTCAGATAGCACAGACCCTGAATAAAACAATTAAGATGATTGATATGTACCCTCGTTTTGAGTATATACGAGCCAATGTTTATAAGAATATTCAGGAAGGGTATTTACGTAAGCAAAGGCATGAAAAAGTGCTTGAATTTGCCCTTAAGGTGATGCACCATACAAACAAAAAAATAGATTTTATGGATTATCAATACCTAGGCAATGCCTATCTGTCAGTAAAAAAATATGACCTGGCCGTAGTAGCTTTAGAAGAAGCAGGAAAGCGAATTGAAATTGAAAGGCCAATGGCGCTCATGCGGCGAAGGAATATATATTTTTTTTTGAAAAAAGCTTATTACGAGGCAGGAAATCTGAAAGCAAGCATTCAGACAGATGAAACGTATGACAGCCTGGTTAGTGTCATCAGAGACAATGACCGTAGCGTAGCGCTGTTTCACCTGCGGGAAAAATACTCATTTGCCGATAAGGAAGCGGTGCTCAAAAGACTTGCTTTAGAAAAGGAAATAGCAGACTCACAAAAAAGACTCTTGTTTGGAGGCTTAATTATGACCCTCGTATTGGTTGGAATCATACTTTTTTTCTCCATAAAGCTTCAAAGAACCAACGCTGAATTGTTGCACCTTCAGCAGGCCCGTGATAGATTCTATACCATCATTGCCCACGATCTGCGCTCGCCCATGAACAGCCTTAATGATATGGGGGCATTACTGCATCATCTTATCAGTGAGGGGAAAAAACAAGAATTGGATAAAGTCATCCAACAGATTGAAAACATGAGACAACAAACACATTTGCTACTTAATAATCTGTTTGAATGGGGTAAAAGTCAATATTTTATCAATGAGTCCGGAGCGCAGCCTGGTACATTCGATGCTGCCGTATCTTTACAAACGTTATGTAATCACTATCTTCCTTTTGCCGAAGCGAAGGGAGTATCTTTGGCATTGGCATTGCCTTCTTCTTTGCCCCTGAAAGCCGATCAAAAAGGATTCGAAACGGCCGTCCGTAATCTACTCGACAATGCCCTGAAACATACCCCCACTGGCGGAAAAATTACGGTAAGCGGCCGCAGCAGTGAAGAAGGCACCCCCAATCATTCTATCATGATTGCCGACACGGGCGAAGGGATTGCTCCTGGGCAATTAAAGTACTTACAGCAAGTGTTTTCGTGTAAAACCAAACCAGAAGTAGGGGTAAAAGGACTGGGGCTGGGCATGATACTGGTCTATAATTTTGCCAAAAAAAATAAGATTAAGCTTCAGATAATGAGTGAATCAGGGGTTGGATCCAGTTTCAGCATCGTTTGGAAATCTTAA
- a CDS encoding ATP-binding protein, whose protein sequence is MKYAILFIFSVCVVRLGYTQNKSFKSFRDYLVPASRLDSLIKVERSMAQNSQSSQYLHLLIAIELGKSHRDDSITAQQYNKIVQLATKHKSTLGLAMANYIMGLNNSTWQEEVAYEQIMKAQSLFAQQKDTSGIVQCLSWSLRQFTQDDPTYGSLVKKDLLKMNQENFAKLVALSEKSKHAIDRFTYYRTILNSHPSFSRGITETQQMEAFRAANEILDKNPHLVFLRKGIYRAAQQGYLNSKKFDKLLELGLKILNHPDIKATYPDYRNVANTYTHLKKYDSVIVYMEEAIRRVKIEDPKNIKALRGMNRRLKNAYFEVKKWKEGVKAYDEYDKYNNLIRDSDRRLAVYEIKEKYSFTEKEAQLKRISLEKQIVESRNKLLQAQYDAEKREAALRNLALENQATESKTQLLQSQIEVQKQESAIQLAESQKQLLFGGLLVALGLIGTILVFSIKLRQTNTKLLALQQGRDKFYTIIAHDLRSPINSLNDMGALLHHLIQEGKKQELDKVIQQIESMKQKTQLLLNNLFEWGKSQYFTPDVEEARQPMDVVPLLQELYQTYLPFAEAKKIVLATDLPPSSVVSVAPNGFLMTVRNLLDNALKNTPAEGAVMVRISPHSAADNESSNKTVLIIADTGKGIAPDQLDYMKQVFAGKIKPEVGIHGLGLGMVLIHHFVQKQKAILTIESEVNKGSCFRLTLEA, encoded by the coding sequence ATGAAATACGCTATCCTTTTTATTTTTTCAGTTTGTGTTGTTAGGTTGGGATATACCCAGAATAAATCCTTTAAATCTTTTCGTGATTATCTCGTCCCTGCTTCTCGTTTGGACAGTTTGATAAAAGTAGAACGAAGCATGGCACAAAACTCACAATCAAGCCAATACCTGCATTTATTGATTGCCATTGAGTTGGGTAAGTCGCATCGGGACGATTCGATCACTGCGCAGCAGTACAATAAAATAGTACAATTGGCCACCAAGCATAAATCAACCTTGGGGCTTGCCATGGCAAATTATATCATGGGCTTGAACAACTCGACTTGGCAAGAAGAGGTTGCCTATGAACAAATTATGAAAGCACAGAGCCTGTTTGCCCAACAAAAAGATACGTCAGGCATCGTTCAATGCCTTAGTTGGTCATTGAGACAATTTACTCAGGATGACCCAACCTACGGTTCATTAGTTAAAAAGGATTTACTAAAAATGAATCAGGAGAATTTCGCTAAGCTAGTGGCCTTATCCGAAAAATCAAAGCACGCCATTGACAGGTTTACGTACTATCGTACTATTTTGAACAGTCATCCATCTTTTTCCCGAGGAATAACCGAAACACAACAAATGGAAGCCTTCAGAGCGGCCAATGAAATACTGGATAAAAACCCGCACTTGGTATTCTTAAGAAAAGGTATTTATCGAGCTGCTCAACAAGGTTACTTAAATTCCAAAAAATTTGATAAACTATTGGAATTGGGTTTGAAAATACTGAACCATCCTGACATTAAAGCCACTTATCCGGATTATAGAAATGTAGCCAATACTTACACACATTTAAAAAAATACGACAGTGTTATTGTGTATATGGAGGAAGCTATTAGGCGGGTCAAGATTGAAGATCCTAAGAATATAAAGGCGTTACGGGGAATGAACAGACGTTTAAAAAACGCATACTTTGAGGTAAAAAAGTGGAAAGAGGGTGTAAAAGCCTATGATGAATACGACAAGTATAATAATCTGATTCGTGACAGTGACCGTAGACTGGCCGTGTATGAAATCAAGGAAAAATACTCCTTTACCGAAAAAGAAGCGCAACTTAAACGAATTTCCTTGGAAAAACAGATCGTTGAAAGTCGAAATAAACTGCTTCAAGCACAGTATGATGCCGAAAAACGCGAAGCCGCTTTAAGAAACCTTGCCCTAGAAAACCAAGCAACTGAAAGCAAAACCCAACTGCTCCAAAGCCAAATAGAAGTTCAAAAACAAGAAAGTGCCATCCAACTGGCAGAATCCCAAAAACAACTTTTATTCGGCGGTTTGCTGGTCGCTTTGGGATTGATTGGAACCATACTTGTTTTTTCAATAAAACTTCGGCAAACAAATACGAAACTGTTGGCGCTCCAACAGGGTCGTGACAAATTCTATACCATCATTGCCCACGATTTGCGCTCCCCCATAAATAGCCTCAATGACATGGGAGCATTGTTGCATCACCTCATCCAAGAAGGTAAAAAACAGGAGTTGGACAAAGTCATTCAACAAATAGAAAGCATGAAACAAAAGACCCAGCTACTCCTCAACAACCTGTTTGAATGGGGCAAAAGTCAGTATTTTACGCCTGACGTTGAGGAAGCTCGGCAACCGATGGATGTAGTACCTTTGCTCCAAGAACTATACCAAACGTATCTTCCTTTTGCCGAAGCTAAAAAAATTGTTTTGGCAACCGATTTACCGCCAAGTTCGGTAGTTTCTGTTGCTCCAAATGGCTTTTTGATGACGGTACGTAACCTATTAGACAATGCTCTTAAAAACACGCCCGCTGAGGGGGCGGTTATGGTACGTATCAGCCCCCACTCAGCAGCTGACAATGAGTCGTCTAACAAGACGGTACTCATCATTGCCGATACCGGCAAAGGAATTGCCCCTGACCAACTAGACTATATGAAACAAGTGTTTGCGGGAAAAATCAAACCTGAAGTAGGAATACACGGATTGGGGCTGGGTATGGTATTGATTCATCATTTTGTACAGAAACAAAAGGCCATTTTGACCATCGAAAGCGAAGTCAATAAAGGGTCTTGTTTTCGTTTGACCTTGGAGGCTTAA
- a CDS encoding SprB repeat-containing protein, with the protein MVVFYRFRLSKYLLTTILSLLCMLTGILRSYAQTETFPAGSYIINMGITPQTAANALKPYGLIYDLLKNNKIPVKWVISQSKGIDGVDFNHQGVDYRGGTFIIPAPFRNASVNGKISSYGVTGTTTTSPLTVNVTYTLTSAPRWTLDDQNGGIAQGFFSQAGVPSSAYNFKDPQSLGGCDDIFVMPHADPTWSTHSNLYNWNRTQFGAIWAGCKAVSELENMNNGSLQTNFLATNVGGVGNALVFSGSHSDGSPPYTRLNPSSPASQYMGSTDAAHPGGAEQIYLPKAGGGWRPSTQVIAFDPSQSNVPGLSPGPAAVIVFGRGFGLNTSGYVMYEAGHDIKKAGGTASVAAIRAFFNFSLLSSVDKVPFISVANVPVTMSIGVGYAVSVTATSPVSSPLTYQWTSSCGGTFANSSAASTTFTPPNVSGVTSCMITVTVSDACGRQTSTATPITIQPCSQSVTSTVTPLCVGAANTGVIAMTVTGGTAPYTYTWTRSGGGSGSGAGTTISGLAAGTYTVTITSSTGCANTFTAMVGTYPPIVITPTPVGVACSGGATGSISLAVSGGTPGYTYDWGGGITTQNRSGLTAGLYSVTVTDSKSCTATANNISVPQSAVIAATPTVTNVPCFGQSTGSITLAVIGGAAPYTYQWNDGASTKDRTNISAGTYSVTITDANSCIQTVNNILVTQPSAALTATLSKTDPSCGATNGSVTASVSGGTAPYTYDWNGTPTGDGTATITGLASGNYQVTVTDAKNCSVIVSITLSTAATIVLTTNVTPPTCPPGSNAPLGENGVIDLVVTGGTAPFTYNWTTSNGSGLVPTNQDQSGLSAGTYNVTVTDAGGCTASTSVTLTAINPSPVKPVTINNN; encoded by the coding sequence ATGGTTGTTTTTTACCGCTTCCGTCTCTCTAAATATTTATTGACAACAATCCTTTCTTTGTTGTGTATGCTGACGGGAATATTAAGGTCTTATGCACAGACCGAAACTTTCCCTGCGGGCTCGTATATCATCAATATGGGTATCACACCCCAGACTGCAGCCAACGCTCTGAAACCCTACGGGTTGATATACGATTTGTTGAAGAACAACAAAATCCCTGTCAAATGGGTCATCAGCCAGAGTAAAGGCATTGATGGTGTGGATTTTAACCACCAGGGCGTAGATTATCGAGGCGGAACATTCATCATCCCCGCCCCCTTTCGGAACGCATCGGTGAATGGCAAGATAAGCAGCTATGGAGTTACGGGCACAACCACGACGAGCCCTCTGACGGTAAACGTAACCTATACCCTCACGTCAGCGCCCCGATGGACGTTGGACGACCAGAATGGAGGAATTGCTCAAGGCTTCTTCAGTCAGGCGGGGGTTCCATCTTCAGCTTACAACTTTAAAGACCCCCAATCATTGGGAGGTTGCGATGATATTTTTGTGATGCCCCACGCCGACCCCACATGGAGTACTCACAGCAATTTGTACAACTGGAATCGTACGCAGTTTGGGGCGATTTGGGCGGGTTGCAAAGCCGTTTCGGAATTAGAGAATATGAACAATGGCAGTTTGCAAACCAACTTCCTGGCTACCAACGTAGGTGGCGTTGGAAATGCCTTGGTATTTTCTGGTTCACACAGTGATGGGTCTCCTCCTTACACTCGTCTTAACCCAAGCAGTCCTGCTTCGCAATATATGGGTTCGACAGACGCAGCCCATCCTGGAGGTGCCGAACAGATCTATCTGCCCAAAGCAGGGGGAGGCTGGCGGCCTTCTACCCAAGTTATCGCTTTCGACCCTAGCCAATCCAATGTACCGGGGTTATCTCCCGGGCCGGCAGCCGTGATTGTCTTCGGCCGTGGTTTTGGCCTGAACACTTCAGGCTATGTGATGTACGAGGCCGGCCACGACATCAAAAAAGCAGGCGGTACGGCCAGCGTAGCCGCTATTCGTGCCTTTTTTAATTTCAGCCTTTTATCTTCTGTAGATAAAGTACCTTTTATCAGTGTGGCAAATGTTCCTGTAACCATGTCAATAGGTGTTGGCTATGCAGTCAGTGTCACGGCTACCTCTCCTGTATCTTCCCCGCTTACTTATCAATGGACGAGTAGCTGTGGAGGTACTTTTGCCAATTCCTCTGCTGCCAGTACGACCTTTACCCCTCCCAATGTGAGTGGCGTTACCTCCTGTATGATTACCGTCACAGTGTCCGACGCCTGCGGCAGGCAAACCTCCACTGCCACGCCTATCACCATTCAGCCCTGTAGTCAATCGGTCACTTCTACGGTGACGCCCTTGTGTGTGGGTGCTGCCAATACGGGTGTCATTGCTATGACTGTTACGGGCGGTACTGCGCCTTATACCTATACATGGACCCGCTCTGGCGGCGGCTCTGGCTCAGGGGCTGGCACCACCATATCTGGCCTTGCTGCCGGTACCTATACCGTTACGATTACGTCTTCTACCGGATGTGCCAATACTTTCACCGCTATGGTAGGTACTTATCCTCCCATTGTCATTACACCTACGCCGGTTGGGGTGGCTTGCAGTGGCGGTGCCACGGGCTCCATCAGCTTGGCGGTTTCGGGTGGTACGCCAGGCTATACCTATGATTGGGGCGGTGGTATCACTACTCAAAATAGAAGCGGACTAACCGCAGGCCTCTACTCGGTCACGGTTACTGATTCGAAATCTTGTACCGCTACCGCCAATAACATCAGCGTACCCCAATCCGCAGTAATAGCAGCTACACCAACAGTAACAAATGTGCCTTGCTTCGGGCAGTCTACGGGTTCAATAACGCTTGCAGTCATTGGCGGAGCCGCCCCCTATACGTATCAATGGAACGATGGGGCATCCACCAAAGACCGTACGAATATATCTGCGGGAACGTACAGCGTTACCATCACTGACGCAAACAGTTGTATCCAAACAGTAAACAACATTTTAGTGACGCAGCCTTCAGCAGCACTTACGGCTACTTTATCAAAAACAGATCCAAGCTGCGGAGCAACCAACGGGAGTGTTACGGCTTCAGTATCGGGTGGCACCGCCCCCTATACCTACGACTGGAACGGCACACCAACTGGAGACGGAACTGCTACCATTACTGGTTTGGCCTCAGGGAATTATCAGGTAACTGTAACCGATGCCAAAAACTGTTCCGTTATTGTTTCCATCACCTTGTCAACCGCTGCAACAATTGTATTGACTACTAATGTTACGCCCCCGACTTGTCCACCTGGCTCCAATGCACCTTTGGGTGAAAACGGGGTAATTGATTTGGTGGTTACGGGTGGAACAGCACCGTTTACCTACAATTGGACAACCTCAAATGGGTCAGGCCTTGTGCCAACAAATCAGGATCAATCAGGCCTGTCTGCGGGAACTTATAATGTAACCGTAACGGATGCCGGGGGGTGCACAGCCAGTACTTCAGTGACACTTACAGCCATAAATCCTTCACCGGTTAAACCGGTCACAATAAATAATAACTGA
- a CDS encoding caspase family protein yields MKYLLTLLGAFFITLSLPAQKLHVLFVIENEDSRFGLPQLRNEADMLQILGIVEWGLGYKMEVMHLSKQKFTATDLQQAIVTLPTSAKDIVVVYYSGYGLPPSNNKGFFANWKLRDNPTQGLSVDEVAGWLETKQKARKLHLGLILSEYSAQSIHSPQRVPDTLGTSMAYRQQVVQKLFLGHCGIVKMGSSLPYEPSWVNKNHSASLFTESLVRAFERMLMPLDSSALKHVSFQQFHAYSSSYLNKYFNDIPISQTPALEIKYCKDSTSSITIESRPDSLAAPTKVVGGLLNSLAQNKDTLQRHQIKQQLAAYFTPNATIRVVRLYGMNRVPKPKEYALETYFDTIHLPSKNPGTQEVLPNMMYLHIGKLETDNTHSKQPLIKQLSVSETWGNVSH; encoded by the coding sequence ATGAAATACCTATTGACGCTTTTGGGGGCTTTTTTTATCACCCTATCCCTTCCTGCCCAAAAACTGCACGTACTGTTTGTTATCGAAAATGAAGATAGTAGATTTGGCTTACCACAACTACGTAACGAAGCAGATATGCTTCAAATCTTAGGCATTGTAGAGTGGGGATTGGGCTATAAAATGGAGGTAATGCACCTATCAAAGCAAAAATTTACTGCTACAGACCTTCAACAAGCCATTGTTACCCTTCCAACCAGTGCAAAAGACATTGTTGTGGTATATTATTCTGGGTATGGACTCCCTCCCTCAAATAACAAGGGCTTTTTTGCCAATTGGAAACTGCGGGACAACCCTACCCAAGGCCTTTCGGTAGATGAAGTGGCGGGCTGGCTGGAAACCAAACAAAAAGCTCGAAAACTGCATTTGGGTTTGATTTTATCGGAATATAGCGCGCAAAGCATTCATTCACCCCAACGAGTACCCGACACGCTGGGGACTTCGATGGCGTATCGTCAACAGGTAGTTCAAAAACTGTTTTTAGGGCATTGTGGCATCGTTAAAATGGGAAGCTCGCTACCTTATGAGCCTTCTTGGGTCAATAAAAACCATAGTGCGTCTTTATTTACCGAGTCGCTTGTGCGTGCTTTTGAGCGGATGCTCATGCCGCTGGATTCGAGTGCTTTGAAGCATGTTTCTTTTCAGCAGTTTCATGCTTACTCTTCTTCCTATTTAAATAAGTACTTCAACGACATACCGATTAGCCAAACACCCGCTTTGGAAATTAAATATTGCAAAGACAGTACCTCCAGCATCACAATAGAATCGCGGCCCGATTCTTTGGCAGCTCCTACAAAAGTGGTAGGAGGACTACTCAACTCTTTGGCTCAAAACAAAGATACGCTCCAACGCCACCAAATTAAGCAACAGCTTGCCGCTTATTTTACCCCCAACGCCACCATCAGAGTCGTTCGATTGTATGGGATGAACCGAGTACCAAAACCAAAAGAATATGCTTTAGAAACGTACTTTGATACAATACACCTGCCGAGTAAAAACCCGGGTACTCAAGAAGTACTACCCAACATGATGTACCTACACATTGGCAAATTAGAAACCGACAATACCCATTCCAAGCAACCACTCATTAAGCAGCTATCGGTTTCCGAAACCTGGGGCAATGTTTCCCATTGA